A portion of the Brevundimonas pondensis genome contains these proteins:
- a CDS encoding DUF1203 domain-containing protein, with amino-acid sequence MTYCITPLPLAPFQPFFALDDAALLARGARRMTAGTPNSAPGRVSLIDAAPGESLILLNHAHLTEAASPYRANGPIFVREAAVQSPLVVNALPAILASRLLSLRAYDRDWMMVDAEVAQGEAVETWLSERLADSSIQTIHIHTARRGCYMAAASRPA; translated from the coding sequence ATGACCTATTGCATCACGCCCCTCCCGCTCGCGCCCTTCCAGCCGTTCTTCGCTCTCGACGACGCGGCGCTTTTGGCGCGCGGAGCCCGCCGCATGACCGCCGGGACGCCGAACAGCGCGCCGGGACGCGTCTCCCTGATCGACGCCGCACCGGGCGAAAGCCTGATCCTGCTCAACCACGCCCATCTGACGGAGGCCGCCTCTCCCTATCGCGCGAACGGACCGATCTTCGTGCGGGAAGCCGCCGTTCAATCGCCGCTCGTCGTGAACGCCCTGCCCGCCATTCTGGCCAGCCGCCTGCTATCCCTGCGCGCCTATGATCGCGACTGGATGATGGTGGACGCCGAGGTGGCGCAAGGCGAGGCCGTCGAAACCTGGCTCAGCGAACGACTGGCCGATTCCTCGATCCAGACCATCCATATCCATACCGCCCGACGCGGCTGCTACATGGCCGCCGCCTCGCGACCGGCCTAG